The sequence GAACGCGCCGCCGCTGGCACTCCCTCACGCCGGCCGAGCGGTTGCGGCTGGTGGCCCCTGGCGGGGGCAGCGCCCTGCTGGCGGTGCAGGCCGGCGGGAAGCCGTTCGTCGACTGGGCAACCGTTCTGCGCCGGACCGCGCAGCGGATCCGGGACCGCTTTGTGCCGTCCTTCCCACATGTCCATCCCCATGCCACCAGGCACACCATCGAATGCCGTCGAGCACCGAGCGCGTGGAGGTTGGTCGCTGTGACTGAGAAGTTGATCTGGGACCAGTGGGCTCAGCGGGTATACCTGACCTGGCTGGCACGAGACATCCGATACGCGCAGGTCGCGCTCCTGGAGATCCGAACGCGGGCAGGGCAAACGCCGCCGGACCCGCTGGTCTGGATCCCGTTGGAGACCTTCCTGATGTTCAGCGCCAAGGTCTCGAAGATGCTCAAGCCCGTCGGCTTGGATCGACCTGGAGGTCATTGAGATCGAGCTGCGGCGGATTCTCGGCAAGACGACGGAGTTGGTCCCTCGCCGCTTTGGAGGACCCGGGCTTGGCGACTCTGCTGGCTGGCCTGCCGCCGTTCCCGACGGAGCTGCGGCTGGACGCACCGACCCGCAGACCTGACGAGGATGTACGAACCGGGATCGATGTGCAGGCGGCCGCCGCACGCCAGGCCGAGTTCGACGAGGCGATCGCTCGGGCGATTGACGCCTTCGCGGCCCTGGACGAACAGAACAACGACGAGCCGATGACAGACGCCTCCGAGTCGGGATCCGGCTTCGGGGAGCAATGGAACAGTGGTTGGCGTTAAGCATTGACCGACGTCATGGACGCCGTTGACGGCGGGCGTTCCCGCCGGTTACCCGTGCTTGTCCGGTTCGGCGTCGGCGAAGGCGCGGTATCCGCCGAGATCTCGGGCTGGGCGAGGACGTCGCCGCGGTGTACGACTCGGACCGGACCCGGGGCCATCATCGGATGCTGATCCGCCGGCGTAGCGAGGTCGTGTCGGACATTCGGCAAGACCGCCGTCGTCGTCATCACCGCGAAGTCCGCCGGGCGCAAGGTCTTCGGCCTCGCTACCGCAGACGTCCGTCTCGCTTGACCTCTTGCGCGTCAGTCCGGCAGCCAGTGCAGCTCGTGCGCCAGGGTTTTGGCGACGGCACGGATGCGGCGGTGCAGTGGTGACTGCTCGCGTGGGAGGACCAGGTGGATCGTCAGGCTGGGCGCGCCCCGCAGCGGTCGCCAGGTGAGACCGGCCGGTGATGCCGTGACCGCGGCTTCTCCGGCCGGGGCGAGGGTGACCCCGTCGCGCAGGTCGCGCTGAGACATGTCGAAAGAGACTGCGGGCGTGTGGAATCGGGGGTGTGGCCGGGTGTCTCGGAACAGTGCGGACAGCTGATCGTGGATCACGGGGTTGGCCGCACGGTCCGGGAGTCGCAGCGGATACGCGGCCGCGTCGGCGATCTCGATCTCCGGGTGTTCGGCCAGCGGATGGTGCTGCGCCAGCTGGACCCCGATGCGCACACGCCGCAGCAGGAACCGGCGCACGCCACGGCCCGGCTGTTCACCGCGGGTGATCCCGGCATCGATGCGGCCGTCGGCGACCGCGGGGGAGATCTCCGGTGTCGCCATCGGGACCGCGCCGACCTCGAGTCCGCTGTTGCCGCGAATCAACCTGTCCACCAGGGCCGGTGCCGTCTCGGCCCCGGCGCTGAGGCTGTATCCGATGCGCAGCGTGCCCAGTTCACCGGCCGCCGCGCTCCGGGCGGTGTCCCATGCCCGGTCCAGCGCCGCCAGCGCGGGCGGCGCGGACTCCGCCAAAGCCGCACCGGCCGTGGTCAATACGACGCTACGCGTGTTGCGGACCAGCAGGGCCGTACCGAGTTCCGCCTCCAATCGGCGCATCCGGGCGCTGAGTGCGGGCTGTGCGATACCGATCCGTGCGGCCGCGCGGGTGAAGTTCAACTCCTGCGCCAGCACCAGGAAGTACCGCAGGCTCACCGTATCCGGCGCCACGTGCCCTCCCTGCCGATTGATAACGATCCGTTCTGAGCCTATCCCGTACCGGTCTTTCCCTCGACCGCACATCAAGCCCTAACCTGCGCATATGACGATTCAACTGACCGCAGTACCCGTCGCCGGGATCGATCGATCTGAGTGTCAATTCGAAGTCGGACGTGTCCGGCCGAACACAGGAGGTTTCCATGGTTAAGGGCTACTGGGTCAGTGTCTACCCCGCCATTTCCGACCCTGAGAGGCTGACTGCCTACAACAAGCTGGCCCGTCCGGCTGTCCAGGCTGGGGGCGGGCGCCTTCTGTCCCGTGACGGTCGAGTCGTCGCCCACGAGGCCGGAATCACGCAACGCGTCGTTCTGATCGAGTTCGACAGCTTTGAACAGGCCGTCGCGGCATACGAGAGCGAGGCATACCAGAAGGCGCTGGTGGCCCTCCCCGACGGCGTCGAGCGCGACTTCCGCATCATCGAAGGCATCGACTGACCGGCGGGCCCAGCCATCGCTGAGCATCCGTCACCTGATACGCACACGGTGCTGAACGACGACTCACGAGACGAGTTCGAAGCCATGCCCCGCGTCCCAGTTCGTCGTCGACGTCCTCGACGGCCTGATCCCTGTCGGGCGGATCGAAGAAGCGACGCTACGTCCGGGCCAGCTGGACTGTCTCGCTGACCTCGTCCACGAAACTCACCCTCGCCCGAAGCGAACCGCGAACCGCTTCTCACACGACAGATCGGTCCAGCGAACACAAGGCTTTTATGACCAGGGGCGCATCCTGCATCCATCTGCCGTGTGCCCCGTCGGGGCTACTCAGAGTACTGATACACAGTTTGAAGAACCGCAGGTCAAGACCTCTTTCGAGGGGTTTCGATCTGCGGTTCTTCTGTTGTTGAAGTAGCCCAGGGGCGCGCCTGGCTGCGCCAGGATGGCGCACTGGAGCCGGCCGCCCTGCTTCGGGGATCAGGTGGTCATGCCACAGATCTACCGCGAAGGCCCACGGCGGACGCCCCAAGGTCATCGACGAAGACATGCTGACGTTCGCGCAGGCGCTCAAGGACAAGGGCGTCCGCGTGCCCGAGATCGCCAAGAAGATCACGATCAAGACCGGCAAGAACGCCGGGCGACATCCCTCTGTCGCCTCGCCCGGACTCCAGCAGCGGCGAGACGGTGATGATCCAGCGGGCACGCGCCAAGGTGGCCCGGCCGGGGTCCGGGCCACCTTGGACCGATGGGATCAGGCGGGCTGCGGGGCGGGCGTCGCCGGAGCGGCCGCGACCTTACGGGTCTCGCGCATCATCAGCAGGCCGTTGGCCACCATCAGCGTCGCGGTCAGGCCGTGGACGCCGAGCGCGGTGGCCACGGAGCCGTGGTGGGCCAGCACGGTGGTCATGTCGCCGTACGCGGCGAGGGCCTCCACCAGCAGCACCCAGCCCAGCGCCCGGCGGTGGCCCGTCACCAGCAGGATGCCCAGGACCAGGGCCAAGACGACGTCGCGGATTCCCTTGATGATCAGGAAGCCGCCGCCGTCGCCGGACGGCCAGCTCGGCAGGCCGAAGCCCGGCGCCGTCGTCTCCGGGCTCAGGATGAACTCCCCCCCGAACCAGAGGATGAAGAGGATGAAGGCGGCGGCCAGGATGGTGTTGATCTTCTTCAGCGACATCGTTCTTCTCCTTGTGAGCCTTGGTGAGCCTGGTGAGTCGTATGGGGCCTGGTCAGGCGGCGCGGACGCGGCTGATGTGGCGGGCGTGGCGAGGGCGGCCGATGACGTGCCAGATGTCGCGTACCGGCGCGGGGAGGGCGGACGGGAGCGTGGCGCGCTCGTCGGCTCCGGCGGTGGCCGACCACGCCGGGACTGCGGCGTCCAGCCTGGTCAGCGTGACCTCAACGCACTCGTGCTGGGCCTGCGTCCGCAGGACGATGTCCGCCTCCGGATCGACCCGGGACAGGAGCGGCGGCCACAGCAGTTCGGGCCGGCCGCGCACCCGCCCGGACCATGTGCTGGGCGACAAGGGTTACAGCGCCCGTGCCATCCGTTTGCACCTGCGTGCCCGCGGGATCGGGCACACCATTCCCGAGTGGGCGGGTGCCGACCGGCTTTTGACCGCGAGCGCTACGAGCAGCGCAACGTGGTCGAGCGGTGCTTCAACTGCCTCAAGCAGTGGCGCGGGATCGCGACCAGGTATGGCAAGACCGCCCAGTTCTACCAGGCGGCCGTGACCCTGGCCGCGCTGAAGATCTGGATCCGCACAGATTGGAGACGGGCCCTAGAAGCCATGGTCCGCCGGGCCGCCATCGGCCTCACGGCCCGGCGCCGCCCGGGGTGAGGATGTTCATGAGATGTCCGTCGGGGTCGTGGAAGTAAATGCCCCTGCCGCCTTTGGTGCGCTTGCTGTGATAGATCTGCCCGATCTCTTGGCATGCGGGATCGGGTTGGCCAGCGTGACCGGCGTGAAGTGCGCCACCGGCGGATCGACACTCAGGCCGAGGATTTTGGCCAGGAACCGCGCCGAGGCCTGCGGGTCACGGGCGGGGACGATGGTGTGATTCAGTTCCACGGTCACAGGGACTCCGTTTCAGGGACGGGGCTACGCGCGGTGGGGTGCTCGGTGGCCTTGGCGACCCGGCATGGTGCATGGATGGGTGACTGCCCGGGGGAGGGCAGGGCGTCTCCGGCTGCCCTCCCCCGGCTACAGCTGCCGTGTCATACGTCGATCTGCTCGAAGATGTGCGGGTACGACACGATGTCGTCGGGGAACTCGGCAGCCATGCGCTGGAACTCCGGGCTGCCGAACGCCGTGGCGAGAGCCTCGGTCGACTCCCAGACCGCGACGTTCATCAGAAGCCGGCTGTCCGCCGTTCCCTTGTGCATCTGCAGGGAGACGAATCCCGGCTGAGCCTTCATGAACTCGGCCTGCCTCTGAAAGAGGGTCAGGAACGCTTCGGTCCTCTCCTTCGGGACGAGGAAGGTGTTGGCCAGGACGATGGGCCCGGTCTTCTCCTTGAACTGCGCGAACATCGGCGTGTGCGGGTCGAGACTCTGCAGCTTGGCCATCTTCGGTACTTCCTCTCGCTATCGGTCACACGGTGGTGACGACCTGGAGTGCCGCGAGGGCCTGCTTGACGATCTCCTGCCCGATGCCGCCCGTCGCACCGAAAACCGTGAGCTGCATGGCGCGCCCTCCAGGTGTTCCCTCGGTGGGTGAGTGTTCACTCACCCCTGCCACCCTTAGGGTGAGTGAACACTCACCCTCGCGTCAAGGGTGATGGGAGCCCGCATGGAATCGCGTACGGAACGGAAGTCGGCTCGCGTCCGCATCGTCGACGCGGCTCATGACCTCATGCTGGACATTGGGCTCGCCGTAGGACCACCAGGCAGATTGCGAAGGCGGCGGGCGGGCTGGTTCGAAGCGGCGCTGTTCACCGAGGTGTTCCGGGCGGCCCTGCACGGGCTGGCGACCCTGCCCCGGGCAGGACGACTGCCACGTTCATCTGTCGGCGGTGGGTGTCGTCGACCGGGTCGACGGCCCGGAGCAGGTGCAGGGTCTTTGCCGTGACCGGGGCCGCCGTAAATGGATTGAACGAGACGTATCGTCTCGCCTAGCCTCTCGGGCATGACCCATCACGTTGAACCCGCCCATATAGCCATGTTCTCCATCGCCGCCCACGGCCATGTGAACCCCAGTCTGGAGGTGATCCGCGAACTCGTCGGCCGCGGCCACCGGGTCACGTACGCGATCCCGCCCGCCTTCGCCG is a genomic window of Streptomyces griseochromogenes containing:
- a CDS encoding DUF4267 domain-containing protein; protein product: MSLKKINTILAAAFILFILWFGGEFILSPETTAPGFGLPSWPSGDGGGFLIIKGIRDVVLALVLGILLVTGHRRALGWVLLVEALAAYGDMTTVLAHHGSVATALGVHGLTATLMVANGLLMMRETRKVAAAPATPAPQPA
- a CDS encoding antibiotic biosynthesis monooxygenase family protein; amino-acid sequence: MAKLQSLDPHTPMFAQFKEKTGPIVLANTFLVPKERTEAFLTLFQRQAEFMKAQPGFVSLQMHKGTADSRLLMNVAVWESTEALATAFGSPEFQRMAAEFPDDIVSYPHIFEQIDV
- a CDS encoding DUF1330 domain-containing protein, with translation MVKGYWVSVYPAISDPERLTAYNKLARPAVQAGGGRLLSRDGRVVAHEAGITQRVVLIEFDSFEQAVAAYESEAYQKALVALPDGVERDFRIIEGID
- a CDS encoding LysR family transcriptional regulator — translated: MAPDTVSLRYFLVLAQELNFTRAAARIGIAQPALSARMRRLEAELGTALLVRNTRSVVLTTAGAALAESAPPALAALDRAWDTARSAAAGELGTLRIGYSLSAGAETAPALVDRLIRGNSGLEVGAVPMATPEISPAVADGRIDAGITRGEQPGRGVRRFLLRRVRIGVQLAQHHPLAEHPEIEIADAAAYPLRLPDRAANPVIHDQLSALFRDTRPHPRFHTPAVSFDMSQRDLRDGVTLAPAGEAAVTASPAGLTWRPLRGAPSLTIHLVLPREQSPLHRRIRAVAKTLAHELHWLPD